A window of Rhododendron vialii isolate Sample 1 chromosome 13a, ASM3025357v1 contains these coding sequences:
- the LOC131315261 gene encoding probable WRKY transcription factor 31: protein MDRGWGISVESDPAKFFANRSSSLSLTPRLNRIRTGNMFPVNLNRREEQAAPHPSDAENHRTVVGEVDFFSDHKKRSDDRMDNSKTSITVKKEISHETAPRNDLDAINTGLHLRTTNTGSDQSMVDDGISSDGAEDKRAKSELGVLQTELERMNAENQRLRGMLSQVSNNYSALQIHLMTLMQQQQQQSSRAETTHQHEIAEGRPEEKLQVAVGSVVPRQFMELGPSATTETDDQPSNTTSSEERTHSGSLHNHKNEMVPFGHHQDNKAKGIGREESPESEGWVPNKAPKLSNGSSKTSIDQAATEATMRKARVSVRARSEAPMITDGCQWRKYGQKMAKGNPCPRAYYRCTMAVGCPVRKQVQRCAEDRAILITTYEGTHNHPLPPAAMAMASTTSAAASMLLSGSMSSSDGLMNPNFLARTILPCSSSMATISASAPFPTVTLDLTQNPNPLQFQRSVAPSQFQNPFQTPPQVPHAFAQALYNQSKFSGLHVSQQHLEAHQGPPPQLHHQQPQSSFADTLSAATAAITADPSFTAALAAAISSIMGGNAQPNSNNATNNTTSTTATNTTTSNGNKIGGFPGN from the exons atgGACAGAGGATGGGGGATATCAGTTGAGTCCGATCCAGCGAAGTTTTTTGCGAACAGGTCCTCCAGCTTGAGTTTGACACCCAGATTGAACCGTATCCGAACGGGTAATATGTTCCCGGTGAATCTTAACCGAAGAGAAGAACAAGCTGCTCCTCATCCGTCTGATGCTGAGAACCATCGGACGGTTGTCGGTGAGGTCGACTTCTTCTCTGATCACAAGAAAAGGTCGGATGATCGTATGGATAATTCCAAGACTAGTATTACCGTGAAAAAGGAAATCTCACACGAAACCGCTCCCAGAAATGATTTGGATGCAATTAAT ACTGGCTTGCACCTTCGTACAACTAACACGGGGAGTGATCAGTCGATGGTGGACGACGGGATCTCATCGGATGGTGCTGAAGATAAACGAGCTAAGAGTGAG CTGGGTGTGTTGCAAACTGAGCTTGAAAGAATGAATGCGGAAAACCAAAGGTTAAGAGGGATGTTGTCTCAAGTTAGCAACAATTACAGTGCACTACAGATACACTTAATGACATTAAtgcaacaacagcagcagcagagtTCAAGGGCCGAAACCACTCACCAACATGAG ATAGCAGAAGGGAGACCAGAAGAGAAGCTACAAGTGGCTGTGGGATCAGTTGTGCCGAGGCAATTCATGGAGTTAGGCCCAAGTGCAACGACTGAGACAGATGATCAGCCTTCCAATACTACTTCTTCAGAAGAAAGAACCCACTCTGGTTCACTTCACAACCATAAGAATGAGATGGTTCCATTTGGTCATCATCAAGACAACAAGGCCAAAGGGATTGGTAGGGAAGAGAGTCCGGAATCGGAGGGTTGGGTGCCGAATAAGGCGCCCAAACTGAGTAATGGCTCTAGTAAGACTAGTATCGATCAGGCCGCCACGGAAGCTACCATGAGAAAGGCTCGTGTTTCGGTCCGCGCTCGATCGGAAGCTCCCATG ATCACCGACGGATGCCAATGGAGGAAATATGGACAGAAGATGGCAAAAGGAAATCCATGTCCTCGAGCTTACTATAGGTGCACCATGGCAGTCGGTTGTCCAGTCCGCAAACAA GTTCAAAGGTGTGCTGAGGACAGAGCAATCCTAATAACCACCTACGAGGGAACCCACAACCACCCACTCCCTCCGGCCGCCATGGCGATGGCATCAACCACATCGGCAGCAGCAAGCATGCTTCTCTCAGGGTCGATGTCGAGCTCCGACGGGCTCATGAACCCTAATTTCCTGGCAAGAACAATCCTCCCATGTTCCTCTAGCATGGCTACCATTTCAGCCTCAGCTCCATTCCCAACAGTCACATTAGACCtcacccaaaaccctaacccattACAGTTCCAAAGATCAGTAGCCCCAAGCCAATTCCAAAACCCATTCCAAACACCCCCACAAGTGCCTCATGCGTTTGCTCAAGCATTGTATAATCAGTCAAAATTCTCTGGCCTCCATGTTTCCCAGCAACACTTGGAGGCCCACCAAGGTCCTCCTCCACAATTGCACCACCAACAACCACAGTCCTCGTTTGCCGACACACTCAGTGCTGCCACAGCCGCCATCACGGCTGATCCCAGCTTCACGGCGGCTCTTGCCGCCGCCATTTCGTCCATTATGGGTGGCAATGCTCAACCGAACAGCAATAATGCCACAAACAATACCACCTCCACCACAGCCACCAACACTACTACGAGCAACGGCAACAAAATCGGCGGTTTCCCGGGGAACTAA
- the LOC131315262 gene encoding aspartic proteinase A1-like, with amino-acid sequence MGTGLKCIVLSLFLSTLLFPLVFSVSNDGLVRIGLKKMKFDQNNRLAARLESKEGEALRASIKKYKFRGNLREGEDTDIVALKNYMDAQYFGEIGIGTPPQKFTVIFDTGSSNLWVPSSKCYFSVPCFFHAKYKSSQSSTYKKNGKPAEIHYGTGAISGYFSTDHVKVGDLVVKDQEFIEATREPSITFLVAKFDGILGLGFREISVGGAVPLWDNMVKQGLIKEPVFSFWLNRNADEGEGGELVFGGVDPNHFKGKHTYVPVTQKGYWQFDMGDVLIGGKETGYCGAGCSAIADSGTSLLAGPTPVITMINHAIGAAGVVSQQCKTVVEQYGQTIMDLLLAEAQPKKICSQIGLCSFDGTRGVSMGIESVVDDKNSGRMGGLRDGGCSACEMAVVWMQNQLRQNQTQDRILDYVNELCERLPSPMGESAVDCGRLSSMPKVSFTIGSKVFDLSPDEYVLKVGEGAAAQCISGFTALDIPPPKGPLWILGDVFMGCYHTVFDSGNLRVGFAEAA; translated from the exons ATGGGAACCGGTTTAAAATGCATTGTGCTATCCTTGTTCCTATCCACCCTGCTTTTCCCTCTTGTATTTTCGGTGTCCAATGATGGCTTGGTAAGGATTGGCCTGAAAAAGATGAAATTTGATCAAAACAACCGGCTTGCTGCACGGCTCGAGTCCAAGGAAGGGGAGGCACTGAGAGCTTCAATTAAGAAGTACAAATTCCGTGGTAATCTGCGAGAAGGCGAGGATACTGATATTGTTGCACTGAAGAATTATATGGATGCTCAGTACTTTGGAGAGATTGGTATTGGTACTCCCCCTCAAAAATTCACTGTAATCTTCGACACTGGGAGCTCTAATTTGTGGGTTCCATCATCTAAGTGCTATTTCTCG GTTCCATGCTTTTTCCATGCAAAATACAAGTCAAGCCAATCAAGTACCTACAAGAAGAATG GGAAACCTGCTGAAATTCACTACGGCACTGGGGCCATATCTGGATATTTCAGTACAGACCATGTAAAAGTTGGTGACCTGGTTGTGAAGGATCAG GAATTTATCGAAGCAACCAGAGAGCCCAGCATCACATTTTTGGTTGCCAAGTTTGATGGTATACTTGGGCTTGGATTCCGTGAGATCTCGGTTGGAGGTGCTGTTCCATTGTG GGATAACATGGTCAAACAAGGGCTTATTAAGGAGCCAGTTTTTTCATTTTGGCTGAACCGAAATGCGGATGAAGGAGAAGGGGGTGAGCTTGTGTTTGGTGGGGTTGATCCAAATCACTTCAAGGGCAAGCACACATATGTCCCAGTGACGCAAAAAGGGTATTGGCAG TTCGATATGGGGGACGTTCTCATTGGTGGTAAAGAAACTG GTTACTGTGGTGCTGGTTGTTCTGCAATTGCAGATTCTGGAACTTCTTTGTTAGCCGGTCCAACG ccTGTGATCACCATGATAAATCATGCTATTGGAGCTGCTGGAGTTGTTAGCCAGCAATGCAAGACTGTAGTTGAACAGTATGGTCAAACCATCATGGACTTGCTTTTAGCAGAG GCTCAACCAAAGAAGATATGCTCTCAAATTGGATTGTGCTCCTTTGATGGAACTCGCGGTGTCAG TATGGGCATTGAGAGCGTAGTTGATGACAAGAACAGTGGCAGAATGGGGGGTTTACGTGATGGTGGGTGCTCTGCTTGTGAAATGGCAGTTGTGTGGATGCAAAACCAGCTTAGACAGAACCAAACACAAGATCGTATATTGGACTATGTCAATGAG CTTTGTGAGCGACTTCCTAGCCCAATGGGAGAATCAGCTGTTGACTGTGGAAGACTTTCTTCCATGCCTAAAGTTTCCTTCACTATTGGCAGTAAAGTTTTTGACCTTTCGCCGGATGAG TATGTACTCAAGGTGGGCGAGGGTGCCGCGGCACAGTGCATTAGTGGTTTTACTGCTTTGGACATCCCCCCTCCAAAAGGACCTCTCTG GATTTTGGGTGACGTCTTCATGGGTTGCTACCACACGGTCTTTGATTCTGGTAATTTGAGGGTTGGATTTGCGGAAGCAGCATAA